In Kineococcus mangrovi, the sequence CGATCTCGGCGGGCGTCCACGTCGGGCGAGGCGGCCGGCCCGCGCCCAGCGTGAGGGTGAGGACCCCCGTGCGGGCAGCGGCCCCCCCGCGCGCGTAGAAGACGAAGTTGCCCAGGCCGTAGTCGACGTAACCGGTGCGCGACCCGGCGCGGGTGAACCCGGCCCCCAGGAGCCGGTGGGCGTGGGACCCGACCACCGCGTCCGCACCGGCGGCGACCAGGGCAGCGGCCAGCCCCTCCTGGTCGTCGGTCGGGCACTGCTCCCGTTCCCGGCCCCAGTGCAGCAGGACCACCACGGAGTCGGCGTCCCCCCGGGCCGACCGGACGGCGGCGACGAGGCGGTCGCGGCCTCCTCGGGTCTTGACCGAGGCCGTGCCGGCGTGGTCCGGACCGGCCGTCCAGGCGTCGGCGAGGGAGGAGTCCAGGACCTGGGTGGCGTCGAACACCACGAGCCGGTGACCGCGGATCGTCGTGCGCCACGGGGCGAACGCCGCCTCGACGTCCCGGCCCACGCCGATGACGGGTAGACCACTGCTCCGCGACGCGGCCAGGGTGTCGTCCAAACCCTCTG encodes:
- a CDS encoding CapA family protein codes for the protein MTPRASVLLSRLLPGVLLLGLSTACTHVTDPVHGGVGAAAVRTAPAGEITVAVAGDVHFAGSSATALDPGGLAAITPVLSAADVSLVNLETAVTDGGTPAAKQYTFKAPARALSVLRTAGVDVVGMANNHGLDYGTEGLDDTLAASRSSGLPVIGVGRDVEAAFAPWRTTIRGHRLVVFDATQVLDSSLADAWTAGPDHAGTASVKTRGGRDRLVAAVRSARGDADSVVVLLHWGREREQCPTDDQEGLAAALVAAGADAVVGSHAHRLLGAGFTRAGSRTGYVDYGLGNFVFYARGGAAARTGVLTLTLGAGRPPRPTWTPAEIDAGVPVPLTGSAATTATTAKDALRSCTGLRAQP